In a single window of the Natronosalvus caseinilyticus genome:
- a CDS encoding FxLYD domain-containing protein — translation MYRRKLLTSGGSVLSILIAGCTFGDNGRSDLGEGSTDDTGNGNNGDGIDEDNESPKEGGSDSSSDDDFVEILEHEWYSVDAEDAGVSDRLENVSGEEIHLVTIKVHFVGDEGTQITEGQDSTSNLESNHVWEFDVPYPADDPERVDTYDIESDVSVY, via the coding sequence ATGTATCGTCGAAAGCTATTGACGTCTGGCGGGTCTGTGCTCTCGATATTGATTGCCGGTTGTACGTTTGGCGATAATGGAAGGAGCGACCTCGGGGAAGGCTCGACAGACGACACTGGAAACGGAAATAATGGAGACGGAATCGACGAAGACAACGAGAGCCCTAAAGAGGGTGGATCTGACAGTAGTTCGGACGACGACTTCGTCGAAATTCTCGAACACGAGTGGTACAGCGTTGACGCAGAAGATGCAGGCGTCTCCGATCGTCTCGAGAACGTTTCGGGTGAGGAAATCCACCTTGTGACTATCAAGGTGCATTTCGTCGGCGACGAGGGCACGCAAATCACGGAAGGGCAAGATTCGACGAGCAATCTGGAATCCAACCACGTGTGGGAATTCGATGTGCCGTATCCTGCGGACGACCCCGAACGCGTCGATACCTACGATATCGAGTCCGACGTCTCGGTCTACTGA
- a CDS encoding YkgJ family cysteine cluster protein, whose product MQVYCQGCAGCCIDWRPLLESDQRDAIEHERRGLGAVPDEGTAEETETEAGTETRTDGTPIRRRNAIDDVYNLVPLTRDEVRAFLEAGFGDVLIPRLWEADAVDESVSIGGFDVAAIAGRPAFFVGLRKPPKPVAPFGREDAAWLPTCTFLDPETLQCRIHGDDLYPSECAEYPAHNVALEQQTECERVEGAVGGERIRFEDSSDDEGADSSDDEGTNPSDDEQGSAKKEGVTVDVDATDGLLLGPQAIGQKLFVHPDPDALEGRLERLVSGDLSAEDRAAFVAVAAASAPGTLAISDHHYDQAYERILEADSWAGAAIREWERRATETPADPSQGEAVEVARGAPETPGWPDSSEE is encoded by the coding sequence ATGCAGGTGTACTGCCAGGGCTGTGCTGGCTGTTGCATCGACTGGCGACCGTTGCTCGAGTCCGATCAGCGAGACGCCATCGAGCACGAGCGACGCGGCCTCGGCGCCGTTCCGGACGAGGGGACTGCGGAGGAAACGGAGACGGAGGCGGGAACGGAAACGCGGACAGATGGCACCCCGATTCGCCGTCGAAACGCGATCGACGACGTCTACAACCTCGTGCCGCTCACCCGCGACGAGGTCCGGGCGTTCCTCGAGGCCGGATTCGGCGACGTCCTGATCCCGCGGCTGTGGGAGGCCGACGCGGTCGACGAGTCCGTCTCGATCGGCGGCTTCGACGTCGCCGCCATCGCCGGCCGCCCGGCCTTCTTCGTCGGACTCAGGAAGCCCCCAAAGCCGGTCGCTCCCTTCGGTCGCGAAGACGCCGCCTGGCTCCCAACCTGTACGTTTCTCGACCCCGAAACGCTCCAGTGTCGCATCCACGGCGACGACCTGTACCCGAGCGAGTGCGCGGAGTACCCCGCCCACAACGTCGCCCTCGAGCAACAGACCGAGTGCGAACGCGTCGAGGGAGCAGTTGGCGGCGAGCGAATACGGTTCGAGGACTCGAGCGACGACGAAGGGGCCGACTCGAGCGACGACGAAGGGACCAACCCGAGCGACGATGAGCAAGGGAGCGCGAAAAAAGAGGGCGTCACCGTCGACGTCGACGCTACCGACGGCCTGCTCCTCGGCCCCCAGGCGATCGGCCAGAAGCTGTTCGTCCACCCCGACCCCGACGCCCTCGAGGGGCGCCTCGAGCGCCTCGTGTCGGGCGACCTCTCGGCCGAGGACCGGGCGGCCTTCGTCGCCGTCGCCGCCGCCTCCGCGCCCGGCACGCTCGCGATTTCCGATCACCACTACGACCAGGCGTACGAGCGGATACTGGAGGCCGACTCCTGGGCGGGTGCGGCCATCCGCGAGTGGGAACGGCGCGCGACAGAGACGCCGGCCGACCCGTCCCAGGGCGAGGCCGTCGAAGTCGCTCGCGGCGCTCCCGAGACGCCGGGGTGGCCCGACTCGAGCGAGGAGTAG
- a CDS encoding DUF5786 family protein, producing the protein MSMGAYDEDEHERRERQVSRVDTDFDDERTIHEGTIEYDSGDSADALLDKFREIKSN; encoded by the coding sequence ATGTCAATGGGTGCCTATGACGAAGACGAACACGAGCGCCGCGAACGCCAGGTGTCCCGGGTTGACACCGACTTCGACGACGAACGAACGATCCACGAGGGAACGATCGAGTACGACTCCGGCGACTCCGCCGACGCGCTGCTCGATAAGTTCCGCGAGATAAAGTCGAACTGA
- a CDS encoding aspartate kinase — protein sequence MRVVAKFGGTSLGSGDRINRAADSIAAAVADGHEIAVIASAMGSTTDDLLEEITFEADDADRAQIVSMGERTSVRMLKAALSARGVDAAFYEPGSEGWPVITDEFGEVDVEETRRRAAALSAELGDTVPVITGFLAEGPDGSVTTLGRGGSDTTAVMLGNYMDADEVVIVTDVEGVMTGDPRVVEGARNVGEISVDELRNLSFRGAEVVAPSALSYKHGQLGVRVVHYQHGDLLAGGTNIEGQFQSLVDMREEPLACLTVAGRAIRNKPGVFQSLSAALGESDINIDAVASGLDSVTFYVDEDASERAENILHREVIARNELSSVTVDAPLAVVRVTGGELPNQPGVIQGIVGPLADARINVHDLITSATSVAIFVGWDDREETLEITQDLF from the coding sequence ATGCGCGTCGTAGCCAAGTTCGGCGGAACCAGCCTCGGAAGCGGCGACCGGATCAACCGCGCGGCCGACTCCATCGCTGCCGCCGTCGCCGACGGCCACGAGATCGCCGTCATCGCCAGCGCCATGGGCTCGACCACCGACGACCTGCTCGAGGAGATCACGTTCGAGGCCGACGACGCCGACCGCGCCCAGATCGTCAGCATGGGCGAGCGAACCTCCGTCCGGATGCTCAAGGCGGCCCTCTCCGCCCGCGGGGTCGACGCCGCCTTCTACGAACCCGGGAGCGAGGGCTGGCCCGTCATCACCGACGAGTTCGGCGAGGTCGACGTCGAGGAGACCAGACGCCGTGCGGCCGCCCTCTCGGCGGAACTCGGGGACACCGTGCCGGTCATCACGGGATTCCTCGCGGAGGGGCCGGACGGCTCTGTGACGACCCTCGGCCGCGGCGGGTCGGACACGACTGCGGTCATGCTCGGCAACTACATGGACGCCGACGAAGTCGTTATCGTGACCGACGTCGAGGGCGTCATGACGGGCGACCCGCGGGTCGTCGAGGGCGCCCGCAACGTCGGCGAAATATCCGTCGACGAACTTCGAAACCTCTCGTTCCGCGGCGCGGAAGTCGTCGCCCCCTCCGCACTTTCGTACAAGCACGGACAACTCGGCGTTCGCGTCGTCCACTACCAGCACGGCGACTTGCTGGCCGGCGGGACGAACATCGAGGGCCAGTTCCAGAGCCTCGTGGACATGCGCGAGGAACCCCTGGCCTGTCTCACCGTCGCCGGACGCGCGATTCGGAACAAGCCGGGCGTCTTCCAGTCGCTGTCGGCCGCCCTCGGGGAGAGCGACATCAACATCGACGCCGTCGCCAGCGGCCTCGACTCGGTGACATTCTACGTCGACGAGGACGCTTCCGAGCGCGCCGAGAACATCCTCCACCGCGAGGTCATCGCCCGGAACGAACTCTCGAGCGTCACCGTCGACGCCCCGCTCGCCGTCGTCCGCGTCACCGGCGGCGAACTCCCGAACCAGCCGGGGGTCATCCAGGGCATCGTCGGTCCGCTCGCGGACGCCCGCATCAACGTCCACGACCTCATCACCTCGGCGACCAGCGTCGCCATCTTCGTCGGCTGGGACGACCGGGAGGAGACGCTCGAAATCACGCAGGATCTGTTCTGA
- a CDS encoding histidine phosphatase family protein, translated as MTASPTTDATTLTFVRHAHSPYVPNREAERGLSGRGRRDAARVADVLARDDRTVDVVSSPYARAVETVQPIAEAAGTSVVTDDGFRDRALAGDHVEDFEAAIERVWTEPTFAWPGGESNDEAQARGLEAAERTLERWPGDHVIVGTHGNLLALILRAYDDRYDFDFWREMAMPDVYRVTYRCGTPERITRIDPGARAGARSAGD; from the coding sequence GTGACTGCTTCTCCGACGACCGACGCGACAACGCTCACCTTCGTCCGCCACGCCCACTCTCCCTACGTGCCGAACCGGGAGGCCGAACGAGGACTCTCCGGGCGCGGGCGACGGGACGCTGCTCGGGTCGCCGACGTGCTCGCTCGTGACGACCGCACCGTCGACGTCGTCTCGAGCCCCTACGCGCGGGCGGTCGAGACCGTCCAGCCGATAGCCGAAGCCGCCGGAACGAGCGTCGTCACGGACGACGGGTTTCGAGACCGGGCGCTGGCGGGAGACCACGTCGAGGACTTCGAGGCAGCGATCGAGCGAGTCTGGACGGAGCCCACGTTCGCCTGGCCGGGCGGCGAGTCGAACGACGAGGCGCAGGCGCGCGGCCTCGAGGCCGCCGAGCGAACGCTCGAGCGGTGGCCCGGCGACCACGTGATCGTCGGCACCCACGGTAACCTCCTGGCGCTGATCTTGCGTGCCTACGACGACCGATACGATTTCGACTTCTGGCGCGAAATGGCGATGCCGGACGTGTACCGGGTGACCTACCGGTGCGGAACCCCGGAGCGGATTACGAGAATCGATCCCGGCGCTCGAGCCGGGGCTCGAAGCGCTGGCGATTGA
- the hisE gene encoding phosphoribosyl-ATP diphosphatase — MDDTLEALFAVIEDRKETLPEDSYTASLFTHEKGENAVLEKLGEESTELVLAAKDDDREEIAHEAADIVYHLLVLLSMKGMELSDLEAELEARR; from the coding sequence ATGGACGACACGCTCGAGGCTCTGTTCGCAGTGATCGAGGATCGCAAAGAAACGCTCCCGGAAGATTCGTACACGGCGTCGCTGTTCACCCACGAGAAGGGGGAAAACGCCGTCCTCGAGAAACTCGGCGAGGAGTCGACGGAACTCGTGCTGGCAGCCAAAGACGACGACCGCGAGGAGATCGCCCACGAGGCCGCGGACATCGTCTACCACCTGCTCGTCCTGCTCTCGATGAAGGGTATGGAACTTTCGGACCTCGAGGCGGAACTCGAGGCGCGCCGCTGA
- a CDS encoding DUF7551 domain-containing protein produces MVGTTLQAIRTHLEGLASEDGEYSLVCARYGDRPAPAADLRFESRATARLAARATEQYRETLRRYDPQLPYYDVIVRQEHPPGDWGVAGNRDSSTRVPDGVASNARSKSDAGQRTGEGRDLVEFCHRVAGAAFETMSAHGYDALESAVMDAYLALAERLSSPDGLCLCLLESTAIELATQLSPAEQVTFLSATAARLNASDDPSHGRVERSIDESLSQLRAVGILETVEWARTGPTETTSASRRAVIDLGEYALSPSGGRLPLLPVVVEWFRCQQAWLPVSATASNSTNGWRIEVVRAPEHLEAAGVDGAKSPLAPRIS; encoded by the coding sequence ATGGTCGGAACGACGCTCCAGGCGATCCGAACCCACCTCGAGGGGCTCGCCAGCGAGGACGGCGAGTATTCGCTCGTCTGCGCCAGATACGGCGACCGACCGGCACCGGCCGCAGACCTCCGGTTCGAGAGCCGAGCGACCGCCCGCCTGGCTGCCAGGGCCACCGAACAATATCGGGAAACGCTCCGTCGGTACGACCCACAGTTGCCCTACTACGACGTGATCGTTCGTCAGGAACACCCACCGGGCGACTGGGGCGTGGCCGGGAACCGGGACTCGAGCACCCGTGTACCCGACGGCGTCGCTTCGAACGCTCGTTCGAAATCAGATGCCGGACAGCGGACGGGCGAGGGACGTGACCTCGTCGAGTTCTGTCACCGCGTCGCCGGTGCCGCGTTCGAAACGATGTCGGCCCACGGCTACGACGCCCTCGAATCCGCGGTCATGGACGCCTACCTCGCGCTCGCCGAACGCCTCTCGAGTCCCGACGGGCTCTGTTTGTGCTTGCTCGAAAGTACGGCGATCGAGCTCGCTACTCAGCTGTCTCCGGCCGAGCAAGTGACGTTCCTCTCGGCGACGGCGGCTCGGCTGAACGCGAGCGACGATCCGAGCCACGGTCGAGTGGAACGGTCCATCGACGAATCGCTCTCGCAATTGCGGGCCGTCGGCATTCTCGAGACGGTCGAGTGGGCTCGAACGGGACCCACCGAGACGACCTCTGCCTCGAGACGGGCCGTGATCGACCTCGGCGAGTACGCGCTGTCGCCCAGCGGCGGTCGGCTTCCGCTCTTGCCCGTCGTCGTCGAGTGGTTCCGCTGTCAGCAGGCGTGGCTTCCCGTGTCTGCAACTGCGAGCAATTCGACGAACGGGTGGCGGATCGAGGTCGTTCGCGCACCCGAGCATCTCGAGGCCGCGGGTGTGGACGGGGCGAAGAGCCCGCTCGCGCCGCGCATCTCCTGA
- the pdxT gene encoding pyridoxal 5'-phosphate synthase glutaminase subunit PdxT: MSLVAGVIGVQGNVSEHAAAIERACEARGEDVVVHEIRTAGVVPECDLLAMPGGESTTISRLVHREGIAEEIVDHVDAGKPLLATCAGLIVAAADAQDDRVETLNLLDVHVERNAFGRQKDSFEAPLEVAGLEEPFPGVFIRAPVIDRVGDATVLAEWEGRPVAVQQGSVVATSFHPELTQDDRIHELAFFE, translated from the coding sequence ATGTCACTGGTTGCGGGCGTCATCGGGGTGCAGGGGAACGTCAGCGAGCACGCGGCAGCGATCGAACGCGCCTGCGAGGCTCGAGGCGAGGACGTCGTCGTCCACGAGATTCGAACCGCCGGCGTGGTGCCCGAGTGCGACCTGCTCGCGATGCCCGGCGGCGAGTCCACGACCATCTCGCGACTGGTCCACCGCGAGGGTATCGCCGAGGAAATTGTCGACCACGTCGACGCCGGAAAGCCGTTACTCGCGACCTGTGCGGGCCTGATCGTCGCCGCAGCCGACGCCCAGGACGACCGCGTCGAGACGCTGAACCTCCTCGACGTCCACGTCGAGCGCAACGCCTTCGGTCGGCAGAAAGACAGCTTCGAGGCTCCGCTCGAGGTCGCAGGGCTCGAGGAACCGTTCCCCGGCGTCTTCATCCGCGCGCCGGTGATCGACCGGGTCGGCGACGCGACGGTGCTCGCCGAGTGGGAGGGGCGCCCGGTTGCGGTTCAGCAGGGGTCGGTCGTCGCCACGTCGTTCCACCCTGAGTTGACGCAGGACGACCGAATCCACGAACTGGCGTTTTTCGAGTGA
- a CDS encoding preprotein translocase subunit Sec61beta yields the protein MDKGQNTGGLMSSAGLVRYFDSEDDRGIRIDPKTVIAFGVLLGVLVQLLTFVA from the coding sequence ATGGATAAAGGTCAGAACACCGGCGGACTGATGTCCAGTGCTGGACTCGTTCGCTACTTCGACTCCGAGGACGACCGCGGGATCCGCATCGATCCGAAGACCGTGATCGCCTTCGGCGTCCTGCTCGGCGTGCTCGTACAGCTGTTGACGTTCGTCGCGTAA
- a CDS encoding ABC transporter substrate-binding protein translates to MSREAGTRRGPTRRETIAYSGAVLGGSVFSGCLAGEENGDGDSPASTGSDAEGDSDGEATRSEGEPYTATLAPVGEVTFDAVPESVFTVFPWYADMAVALGHGDSINSLWWAEEFDSIMQYFTADLEGVSVSWAGLEGQYGANEERLYELDSDLHLVDPAWLSTQDGWDRDAIDRIADTVAPWFGNQYSNLHQTPPEAWTTDYEYYTLWELFERVAAVYRERARYEALTSVHADLLARVERDRPARADRPTVGYLQLPTDLSAVSVLRLNAPGYYNAHTRPLGATDAFEDLEITGEFASVDFETLLEADPDVLLVLWGMTSSVDLEALRANLEDHPVGGHLSAVQEGRVYTQGTRFQGPLMNLFQLEMTAKQLYLEQFGEWPGYEDGDSYPDFDVDEQLFDRQRVSTIVMEGSDE, encoded by the coding sequence ATGTCGAGAGAAGCGGGGACTCGCCGAGGGCCGACCCGGCGAGAGACGATCGCGTACAGTGGAGCCGTCCTCGGTGGTAGCGTATTCTCCGGTTGTCTGGCCGGAGAGGAGAACGGAGACGGGGATTCGCCCGCGTCGACCGGATCGGATGCCGAAGGCGATTCGGACGGCGAAGCCACTCGGTCCGAAGGCGAACCCTACACCGCCACGCTGGCGCCCGTGGGCGAAGTGACGTTCGACGCGGTTCCGGAGTCCGTTTTCACCGTCTTCCCCTGGTACGCCGACATGGCGGTCGCGCTCGGACACGGCGACAGCATCAACTCGCTGTGGTGGGCCGAGGAGTTCGACTCGATCATGCAGTACTTCACCGCGGACCTCGAGGGCGTGTCGGTCTCGTGGGCGGGCCTCGAGGGCCAGTACGGGGCGAACGAGGAGCGGCTGTACGAACTCGACAGCGACCTCCATCTCGTCGACCCCGCCTGGCTATCGACCCAGGACGGCTGGGACCGTGACGCCATCGATCGAATCGCCGACACTGTCGCGCCGTGGTTCGGCAACCAGTACAGTAACCTTCACCAGACGCCGCCCGAGGCGTGGACCACCGACTACGAGTACTACACGCTCTGGGAACTGTTCGAACGGGTCGCCGCCGTCTACCGGGAGCGAGCCCGGTACGAGGCGCTGACGTCGGTCCACGCTGATCTCCTCGCCAGGGTCGAGCGCGACCGCCCGGCACGAGCGGACCGTCCCACCGTCGGCTACCTCCAGCTGCCGACCGACCTCAGCGCCGTCTCCGTCCTCCGGTTGAACGCGCCCGGCTACTACAACGCCCACACGCGACCGCTCGGTGCGACCGACGCGTTCGAAGACCTCGAGATCACCGGCGAGTTCGCCTCGGTGGACTTCGAGACGCTGCTCGAGGCCGACCCCGACGTCCTCCTCGTGCTCTGGGGGATGACGTCGTCGGTGGATCTCGAGGCGTTGCGCGCCAATCTCGAGGACCATCCCGTCGGCGGCCACCTCTCCGCGGTCCAGGAGGGGCGGGTGTACACGCAGGGGACGCGGTTCCAGGGACCACTCATGAACCTGTTCCAGCTCGAGATGACGGCCAAACAGCTCTATCTCGAGCAGTTCGGCGAGTGGCCAGGATACGAAGACGGCGACAGCTATCCCGACTTCGACGTGGACGAGCAGTTGTTCGATCGCCAGCGGGTGAGCACCATCGTTATGGAGGGGAGCGACGAATGA
- a CDS encoding DUF7472 family protein: MLERDRLIEIGVAIPMVAIMIGAMMVVGENYKTNGTLTPEGGQLLVGTIIGFVVLMLAVGIALAYVTNDSTDASA, from the coding sequence ATGCTCGAGCGCGACCGACTCATCGAAATCGGCGTCGCGATCCCGATGGTGGCCATCATGATCGGTGCGATGATGGTCGTCGGCGAGAATTACAAGACGAACGGGACGCTCACGCCCGAGGGCGGACAGCTCCTTGTGGGGACGATCATCGGCTTCGTCGTGCTCATGCTGGCAGTCGGCATCGCGCTCGCGTACGTGACGAACGATTCTACCGACGCGTCGGCCTGA
- a CDS encoding tRNA pseudouridine(54/55) synthase Pus10, whose product MTLTEDARALLASGPVCDACLGRPVADRSFGLTNAERGRALRTTVALADDEDFEPVDPLDCWVCEGYCGTFDAVADTVVAALEGIDFETYQVGTRVPPLVEENDRLLREDAGFDVEAGEPLKREFNREVGRRVGARTGAAFEVERPDVLAVIDLEAFDPFEVLEVLEAVNESESESAGEGESEESESASASTGDASAPVTSHAVDLQVNPAFVYGRYRKLERDIPQTEWPCRECGGDGVQLGDQGEEPCEYCGGSGYLYDESVEQFVRPHVVEAMDGESGTFHGAGREDVDALMLGTGRPFVLEVKRPRIRSPDPAALEAAVNEAAGGSVEVEGLRLATYEMVERVKEHDASKRYRAQVAFDEPVDRTTFDAALEALDGTTLEQYTPERVDHRRASLTRERTVHAIEGDLLEPTRAEVSVHGEGGLYIKELISGDNGRTEPSLAGLLEVGAEVTALDVIAVEGEDEPFERDEFFREPSSA is encoded by the coding sequence ATGACGCTCACGGAAGACGCCCGGGCGCTCCTCGCGTCGGGACCGGTCTGTGACGCCTGCCTGGGCAGGCCCGTCGCCGACCGGAGTTTCGGGCTGACCAACGCCGAACGGGGGCGGGCGCTGCGGACGACGGTCGCGCTGGCCGACGACGAGGACTTCGAGCCAGTCGACCCGCTCGACTGCTGGGTCTGTGAGGGATACTGCGGGACGTTCGACGCCGTCGCCGACACCGTCGTTGCGGCCCTCGAAGGAATCGACTTCGAGACCTACCAGGTGGGGACGCGTGTCCCGCCGCTGGTGGAGGAGAACGACCGCCTGCTCCGTGAGGACGCCGGCTTCGACGTCGAGGCGGGTGAACCGCTGAAACGCGAGTTCAACCGCGAGGTCGGCCGTCGGGTCGGCGCTCGGACCGGGGCCGCGTTCGAGGTCGAGCGCCCCGACGTGCTGGCGGTGATCGATCTCGAGGCGTTCGATCCGTTCGAGGTGCTCGAGGTTCTCGAGGCCGTGAACGAGAGCGAGAGCGAGAGCGCGGGTGAGGGCGAGAGTGAGGAGAGCGAAAGCGCGAGCGCCAGCACGGGCGACGCGAGCGCGCCCGTGACGAGCCACGCCGTCGACCTGCAGGTCAACCCCGCGTTCGTCTACGGCCGCTACCGCAAACTCGAGCGCGATATCCCCCAGACCGAGTGGCCCTGCCGGGAGTGCGGCGGCGACGGCGTCCAGCTGGGCGACCAGGGCGAGGAACCCTGCGAGTACTGCGGCGGCTCGGGCTACCTCTACGACGAGAGCGTCGAGCAGTTCGTTCGCCCCCACGTCGTCGAGGCGATGGACGGCGAGTCCGGCACCTTCCACGGCGCCGGCCGGGAGGACGTCGACGCCCTGATGCTCGGGACGGGCCGGCCGTTCGTCCTCGAGGTGAAGCGCCCACGAATCCGGTCGCCCGACCCGGCGGCTCTCGAGGCGGCGGTCAACGAGGCCGCTGGCGGGTCGGTCGAAGTCGAGGGACTGCGACTCGCCACCTACGAGATGGTCGAACGCGTCAAGGAACACGATGCGAGCAAGCGCTACCGCGCGCAGGTCGCGTTCGACGAACCCGTCGATCGGACGACGTTCGACGCGGCCCTCGAGGCGCTCGACGGGACGACCCTCGAGCAGTACACGCCCGAACGGGTCGACCACCGGCGGGCGAGCCTCACCCGCGAGCGCACCGTCCACGCCATCGAGGGCGACCTGCTCGAGCCGACCCGCGCGGAGGTGTCGGTCCACGGGGAGGGTGGTCTCTACATCAAGGAACTCATCAGTGGCGACAACGGCCGGACGGAGCCGAGCCTGGCGGGCTTGCTCGAGGTCGGCGCCGAGGTGACGGCCCTGGACGTGATCGCCGTCGAGGGCGAGGACGAACCGTTCGAACGCGACGAATTCTTCCGGGAGCCGTCGTCAGCCTGA
- a CDS encoding S1C family serine protease: MTDPRPSRRRVLSMAATGAFAAVAGCAEPGSSSSAVSFDQGNTTIDVNQEDRADGSAYTEVYEATSDAVTLVRVAENGQDGSQIPTQGEGSGFLYGDGYLVTNDHVVFSSTDVDVSVQYADGRWTSGEVIGTDFYSDLAVVELEEVPESVTPLSFAEERPVVGQEVLAIGNPVRLDGSMSQGIVSGVNRAVSPGWHDFSYPNVVQTDAAVNPGNSGGPLVDMNGAVVGVVHATQGDNIGFAISAALSRRVVPALIDQGEFRHSHMGIRLVPVDPTLAEANDLERAQGVLVVETPDGGPADGVLEPSEIENGIPVGGDVIREIDGEPIPDNHALSTYLALETDPSDTIAIVVMRDGEERTVELTLGERPEPDFGPF, translated from the coding sequence ATGACTGACCCACGACCGAGCCGTCGCCGCGTCCTCTCGATGGCCGCCACCGGCGCGTTCGCCGCCGTCGCGGGCTGTGCCGAACCCGGCTCATCCTCGAGCGCGGTGTCGTTCGACCAGGGGAACACGACGATCGACGTCAACCAGGAAGACCGGGCCGACGGCTCGGCGTACACCGAGGTGTACGAGGCCACGAGCGACGCCGTGACCCTCGTCCGCGTGGCGGAGAACGGCCAGGACGGGAGCCAGATTCCGACACAGGGCGAAGGGTCGGGGTTCCTGTACGGCGACGGCTATCTCGTGACCAACGACCACGTCGTCTTCAGCAGCACGGACGTCGACGTCTCCGTCCAGTACGCCGACGGCCGCTGGACGAGCGGCGAGGTGATCGGCACCGACTTCTACAGCGACCTGGCCGTCGTCGAACTCGAGGAGGTTCCCGAGTCGGTGACACCGCTCTCGTTCGCCGAGGAGCGCCCCGTCGTCGGCCAGGAGGTGCTCGCCATCGGCAACCCGGTTCGCCTCGACGGCTCGATGTCTCAGGGGATCGTCAGCGGCGTCAATCGGGCCGTGTCACCGGGCTGGCACGACTTCTCCTACCCAAACGTCGTCCAGACGGACGCGGCGGTCAACCCCGGCAACAGCGGCGGCCCGCTCGTAGACATGAACGGTGCGGTCGTTGGCGTCGTCCACGCCACCCAGGGCGACAATATCGGCTTCGCCATCTCCGCGGCGCTCTCGCGTCGCGTGGTCCCTGCGCTCATCGATCAGGGCGAGTTCCGTCACTCTCACATGGGGATTCGTCTCGTCCCGGTCGATCCCACCCTCGCCGAGGCCAACGACCTCGAGCGCGCCCAGGGAGTCCTGGTGGTCGAGACGCCGGACGGCGGGCCCGCGGACGGCGTCCTCGAGCCGAGCGAGATCGAGAACGGGATTCCGGTCGGCGGCGACGTGATCCGGGAGATTGACGGCGAACCGATCCCGGACAATCACGCGCTCTCGACGTACCTCGCGCTCGAGACCGACCCTAGCGATACGATCGCAATCGTGGTGATGCGCGACGGCGAGGAGCGAACCGTCGAGTTGACCCTCGGCGAGCGACCCGAGCCGGATTTTGGTCCGTTCTGA
- a CDS encoding bifunctional nuclease family protein, with protein sequence MKASIDAVRVAGTPQGPVPVVVLGVEGETDVVPIFIGFEEATSIVRGLEAEDIGRPLTHDLLLDVMEELGGRVDRIVVSELADRDDGEGGTYIADLHVQTPRETVVVDARPSDSLALAARTNVPIEITEGVFEAGRDDSEKFEQLQPLDETGDL encoded by the coding sequence ATGAAGGCATCGATCGACGCGGTTCGCGTCGCGGGGACCCCGCAGGGACCGGTCCCGGTCGTCGTTCTGGGGGTCGAGGGGGAGACGGACGTGGTCCCAATATTCATCGGCTTCGAGGAGGCGACCAGCATCGTCCGCGGCCTCGAGGCCGAGGACATCGGTCGGCCACTGACCCACGACCTGTTGCTCGACGTGATGGAAGAGCTGGGCGGCCGGGTCGACCGCATCGTCGTGAGCGAACTCGCCGACCGCGACGACGGGGAGGGCGGCACCTACATCGCGGACCTGCACGTCCAGACGCCCCGGGAGACCGTCGTCGTCGACGCCAGGCCGAGCGACTCGCTGGCGCTGGCCGCCCGGACGAACGTCCCGATCGAGATCACCGAAGGCGTCTTCGAGGCCGGGCGAGACGACAGCGAGAAGTTCGAACAGTTACAACCCCTCGACGAGACCGGTGACCTGTAG